The Streptomyces tendae genome has a window encoding:
- a CDS encoding sensor histidine kinase translates to MSRLFGSVRSRATLGATLVVAVALVAAGTAVLLSLRANLTGEAGTRAERSAQAVASELAVRTPLDKLSGLDAEDAPVQIVDEDGTLVAASEDLERITGTGTAEVTPAPTGTAGGDARDDDGDDDRDARADDSGRSDDDDDDPLAPGEIDRGTTFANGSATVDGDTEDYRFAAVQVETPDRGRLTVHAGAPLAAEHSAVDTALTAMLIGFPLLLGVVAAVTWLVTGRALRPVEGIRREMAAITASEDLGRRVPEPATHDEVARLARTTNATLTALEVSVERQRRFVADASHELRSPIASLRTQLEVAAAHPELLDLDGAVEDTVRLQNLAADLLLLARLDAGERPADTRVDLAALAREGAAGRTGVTVEAESAEVSGSPGQLGRVLGNLLDNAARHARERVMVTVRREGAWAVLGVGDDGEGVAEADRERIFERFVRLDAARSRDDGGAGLGLAIARDVAVRHGGTLTAGAAPAGGALFELRLPLAGADRGTPRA, encoded by the coding sequence GTGAGCCGTCTGTTCGGCTCGGTCCGCTCCCGGGCGACGCTCGGCGCCACGCTCGTCGTCGCCGTGGCCCTGGTCGCCGCGGGGACCGCCGTCCTGCTGTCCCTGCGGGCCAACCTGACCGGTGAGGCGGGCACCCGGGCGGAGCGATCCGCGCAGGCCGTCGCCTCCGAACTGGCCGTCCGCACACCGCTGGACAAGCTCTCCGGTCTGGACGCCGAGGACGCGCCGGTGCAGATCGTCGACGAGGACGGCACCCTGGTCGCCGCCTCGGAGGACCTGGAGCGGATCACCGGGACGGGCACCGCCGAGGTGACGCCCGCGCCGACGGGGACCGCGGGGGGCGACGCCCGCGACGACGACGGTGACGACGACCGGGACGCCCGCGCCGACGACTCCGGCCGTTCCGACGACGATGACGACGACCCGCTCGCCCCCGGCGAGATCGACCGTGGGACGACCTTCGCCAACGGCTCCGCCACCGTCGACGGCGACACCGAGGACTACCGTTTCGCCGCCGTGCAGGTGGAGACCCCCGACCGGGGCCGACTCACCGTGCACGCGGGCGCCCCGCTCGCCGCCGAGCACAGCGCCGTGGACACCGCGCTGACCGCCATGCTCATCGGTTTCCCGCTGCTGCTCGGTGTCGTCGCCGCGGTGACCTGGCTGGTCACCGGCCGCGCCCTGCGCCCGGTGGAGGGCATCCGCCGCGAGATGGCCGCGATCACCGCCTCCGAGGACCTGGGCCGCCGCGTCCCCGAACCGGCGACGCACGACGAGGTCGCCCGGCTCGCCCGCACGACCAACGCCACGCTCACCGCCCTGGAGGTGTCCGTGGAGCGGCAGCGCAGGTTCGTCGCCGACGCCTCGCACGAGCTGCGCAGTCCCATCGCCTCCCTGCGCACCCAGCTGGAGGTTGCCGCCGCGCACCCCGAGCTGCTCGACCTGGACGGCGCGGTCGAGGACACCGTGCGGCTGCAGAACCTCGCCGCCGACCTGCTGCTGCTCGCCCGCCTCGACGCGGGGGAGCGGCCCGCCGACACCCGGGTGGACCTGGCCGCGCTGGCCCGGGAGGGGGCCGCGGGGCGCACGGGTGTGACGGTGGAGGCGGAATCCGCGGAGGTGTCCGGGTCGCCCGGGCAGCTCGGGCGGGTGCTCGGCAACCTGCTCGACAACGCCGCGCGGCACGCCCGTGAACGGGTCATGGTGACCGTGCGCCGTGAGGGCGCCTGGGCGGTGCTCGGGGTCGGCGACGACGGCGAGGGCGTGGCCGAGGCCGACCGGGAGCGGATCTTCGAGCGGTTCGTACGGCTGGACGCGGCGCGCAGCCGGGACGACGGCGGGGCCGGTCTGGGCCTGGCCATCGCGCGGGACGTCGCCGTACGGCACGGCGGCACGCTCACCGCGGGCGCGGCGCCGGCGGGCGGAGCCCTCTTCGAACTCCGCCTGCCGCTCGCCGGCGCGGACCGGGGCACGCCCCGGGCGTAG
- a CDS encoding MarR family winged helix-turn-helix transcriptional regulator, which produces METETATRWLTNAEQCAWRTHLEVNKLLTYQLEKDLQPFGLTMNDYEILVNLSESEDRRMRMSDLASATMQSKSRLSHQITRMENAHLVRRENCESDRRGLYAVLTEHGMETMQKVAPHHVASVRRHFIDLLSPEALIELDKALKPIAEHLRGQRGRL; this is translated from the coding sequence ATGGAGACCGAGACGGCCACCCGCTGGCTGACCAATGCGGAGCAGTGCGCCTGGCGCACCCACCTGGAGGTCAACAAGCTGTTGACCTACCAGCTCGAGAAGGATCTGCAGCCGTTCGGCCTGACAATGAACGACTACGAGATCCTGGTGAACCTGTCCGAGTCGGAGGACCGGCGGATGCGCATGAGCGACCTGGCCTCCGCCACCATGCAGTCCAAGAGCAGGCTCTCCCACCAGATCACCCGGATGGAGAACGCCCACCTGGTCCGCCGGGAGAACTGCGAGTCCGACCGCCGCGGACTGTACGCCGTCCTCACCGAGCACGGCATGGAGACGATGCAGAAGGTCGCGCCGCACCACGTGGCGTCGGTGCGCCGGCACTTCATCGACCTGCTCTCCCCCGAGGCGCTGATCGAGCTCGACAAGGCCCTCAAGCCCATCGCCGAGCACCTGCGGGGCCAGCGGGGACGTCTCTGA
- a CDS encoding AIM24 family protein — protein MSTYGTPGTGTAAFDPATLPTDDNVNAYTFCVELKGTQWFMQKGKMIAYYGAIEFNGIGHGRLDRLVRTAFHSPLHASDWVVAEGSGKMLLADRAFDVNSYDLDDGNLTIRSGNLLAFEPSLSLKQSIVPGFLTLIGTGKFVAASNGPVVFMEPPIRVDPQALVGWADCPSPCHHYDHGYMTGLLGGLRAMTGLGGASGEEHQFEFVGAGTVLLQSSEALMTEQAVGAPPQQPGVPGGGGPARSGPAGSGQRLPGQLGDLQRRFGL, from the coding sequence GTGAGCACCTACGGAACGCCGGGCACCGGGACGGCGGCCTTCGACCCGGCGACCCTGCCCACCGACGACAACGTGAACGCCTACACCTTCTGCGTGGAGCTCAAGGGCACCCAGTGGTTCATGCAGAAGGGGAAGATGATCGCCTACTACGGCGCCATCGAGTTCAACGGCATCGGGCACGGGCGACTCGACCGACTTGTCCGTACGGCGTTCCATTCGCCACTGCACGCGAGCGACTGGGTGGTGGCGGAGGGCTCGGGCAAGATGCTCCTCGCCGACCGGGCCTTCGACGTCAATTCGTACGACTTGGACGACGGCAATCTGACCATTCGCTCGGGCAACTTGCTCGCTTTTGAGCCAAGCTTGTCGCTGAAGCAGTCGATCGTGCCAGGTTTTCTCACACTGATCGGAACCGGAAAGTTCGTGGCGGCGTCCAACGGACCGGTGGTGTTCATGGAACCGCCGATCAGGGTGGACCCGCAGGCGCTGGTCGGCTGGGCGGACTGCCCGTCCCCGTGCCACCACTACGACCACGGCTACATGACCGGCCTCCTGGGCGGTCTACGTGCGATGACGGGCCTGGGCGGGGCGTCCGGCGAGGAGCACCAGTTCGAGTTCGTCGGCGCCGGCACGGTGCTGCTGCAGTCGTCCGAGGCACTGATGACGGAGCAGGCCGTCGGGGCGCCTCCGCAGCAGCCGGGGGTGCCCGGAGGGGGCGGACCCGCCCGGTCCGGACCGGCCGGAAGCGGACAGCGCCTTCCCGGACAGCTCGGAGACCTCCAGCGTCGCTTCGGGCTGTGA
- a CDS encoding AIM24 family protein has protein sequence MGFREINSKMIEATVAPGQRLFSQRGAMLAYKGEVGFTPNLRSGQGGVMSMIGRRVANEDTPLMTVEGNGTVLFGHGGHHIQVINLSGDTLYVEADRLLAFEGTLEQGTVFLGSQGGVMGMVRGQVSGQGLFTTTLKGHGAVAVMAHGGVIEVPITPQRAVYVDPQAYVAHHGDVRNKLSTALGWRDMVGRGSGEAFQLELSGSGAVYVQASEEKL, from the coding sequence ATGGGCTTCCGGGAGATCAACTCCAAGATGATCGAGGCGACGGTCGCGCCCGGCCAACGGCTGTTCAGTCAGCGCGGCGCGATGCTCGCGTACAAGGGCGAGGTCGGCTTCACCCCGAACCTGCGCAGCGGCCAGGGCGGGGTGATGTCGATGATCGGCCGGCGCGTGGCGAACGAGGACACGCCCCTGATGACCGTCGAGGGCAACGGCACCGTGCTGTTCGGGCACGGCGGCCACCACATCCAGGTGATCAACCTTTCGGGGGACACCCTGTACGTCGAGGCGGACCGGCTGCTGGCCTTCGAGGGGACGCTGGAGCAGGGCACGGTGTTCCTCGGCTCCCAGGGCGGAGTGATGGGCATGGTCCGGGGCCAGGTCTCCGGGCAGGGCCTGTTCACCACCACACTCAAGGGGCACGGCGCTGTCGCCGTGATGGCCCACGGCGGTGTGATCGAGGTGCCCATCACCCCGCAGCGCGCGGTCTACGTCGACCCGCAGGCGTACGTCGCCCACCACGGTGACGTCCGCAACAAGCTGTCGACGGCACTCGGCTGGCGGGACATGGTGGGCCGGGGCTCCGGCGAGGCCTTCCAGCTGGAGCTGAGCGGCAGCGGCGCGGTCTACGTCCAGGCCTCGGAGGAGAAGCTGTGA
- a CDS encoding AIM24 family protein yields MFRLQSSKVLAVDMTGDAVKAKNGSMVAYDGQMAFKKLTGGGEGLRGMVTRRLTGEQMTLMEVKGHGTCFFADRASEINLVTLNGDKLYVESSNLLATDGGLRTGTTFTGLRGASQGNGLFTTTIEGHGQAAIMSDGPAVLLRVGPQYPLTVDPGAYVAHQGNLRQSFQSGVTFRTFMGEGGGEAFQIRFEGDGVVYVQPSERNTIAGDV; encoded by the coding sequence ATGTTCCGACTTCAGAGCAGCAAGGTGCTCGCCGTCGACATGACCGGGGACGCCGTGAAGGCGAAGAACGGCTCCATGGTCGCGTACGACGGGCAGATGGCCTTCAAGAAACTCACGGGTGGCGGCGAGGGCCTCCGGGGGATGGTGACCCGGAGACTCACGGGTGAGCAGATGACGCTCATGGAGGTGAAGGGGCACGGAACCTGCTTCTTCGCGGACCGCGCCTCCGAGATCAACCTGGTGACCCTCAACGGCGACAAGCTGTACGTCGAGTCCAGCAACCTGCTGGCGACGGACGGCGGCCTGCGCACGGGCACGACGTTCACGGGCCTGCGCGGCGCCTCCCAGGGCAACGGGCTGTTCACGACCACGATCGAGGGGCACGGCCAGGCCGCGATCATGTCGGACGGCCCCGCCGTGCTGCTGCGGGTCGGCCCGCAGTACCCGCTGACGGTCGACCCGGGCGCATACGTCGCCCACCAGGGCAACCTGCGGCAGTCCTTCCAGTCGGGCGTGACGTTCCGCACGTTCATGGGCGAGGGCGGCGGCGAGGCCTTCCAGATCCGTTTCGAGGGCGACGGAGTGGTCTACGTCCAGCCCAGTGAGCGCAACACCATCGCGGGGGACGTCTGA
- a CDS encoding DUF3817 domain-containing protein — protein sequence MDIKTASALRRLRLVSGPEAISFLLLLVCSVLKRTTDFNAVPVMGAIHGILFVLYVIFWADAWNRAKWSLGTAAYYFVMSVLPTGGFFAERRLRREAEDAVIASRARSEGVVNA from the coding sequence GTGGACATCAAGACCGCCTCCGCCCTCCGCCGCCTCCGCCTGGTCTCGGGCCCCGAAGCGATCTCCTTCCTGCTGCTGCTCGTCTGCTCGGTCCTGAAGCGGACCACCGACTTCAACGCCGTCCCGGTCATGGGCGCGATCCACGGCATCCTGTTCGTCCTCTACGTGATCTTCTGGGCGGACGCCTGGAACCGCGCGAAGTGGTCGCTGGGCACCGCGGCGTACTACTTCGTCATGTCGGTGCTGCCGACCGGCGGCTTCTTCGCCGAGCGGCGGCTGAGGCGTGAGGCCGAGGACGCGGTGATCGCCTCCCGCGCCCGGAGCGAAGGGGTCGTGAACGCGTGA
- a CDS encoding MTH1187 family thiamine-binding protein, whose amino-acid sequence MIVAFSVTPLGVGEDVGEYVADAVRVVRESGLPNRTDAMFTSIEGEWDEVMDVVKRAVAAVEARAPRVSLVLKADIRPGVRDGLTSKVETVERHLSD is encoded by the coding sequence GTGATCGTCGCCTTCTCCGTGACGCCGCTGGGCGTCGGCGAGGACGTGGGGGAGTACGTCGCCGACGCCGTACGCGTGGTGCGCGAGTCCGGGCTGCCGAACCGCACCGACGCGATGTTCACCTCGATCGAGGGGGAGTGGGACGAGGTCATGGACGTGGTCAAGCGCGCCGTGGCCGCCGTGGAGGCCCGCGCGCCGCGGGTCTCCCTCGTCCTCAAGGCGGACATCCGCCCGGGCGTGCGGGACGGCCTGACGTCCAAGGTGGAAACCGTCGAACGGCACCTCTCCGACTGA
- a CDS encoding MarR family winged helix-turn-helix transcriptional regulator gives MPKPLSLSFDPIARADELWKQRWGSVPSMAAITSIMRAHQILLAQVDAVVKPYGLTFARYEALVLLTFSKSGELPMSKIGERLMVHPTSVTNTVDRLVRSGLVAKRPNPNDGRGTLASITDKGREVVESATRDLMAMDFGLSAYDAEECSELFAILRPLRLAAGDFEGE, from the coding sequence GTGCCGAAGCCGCTCAGTCTCTCGTTCGACCCCATCGCCCGTGCCGACGAGCTCTGGAAGCAGCGCTGGGGAAGCGTGCCGTCGATGGCCGCGATCACCTCGATCATGCGGGCCCACCAGATCCTGCTGGCCCAGGTGGACGCGGTGGTCAAGCCGTACGGGCTCACCTTCGCGCGGTACGAGGCGCTGGTCCTGCTGACCTTCTCCAAGTCCGGCGAGCTGCCCATGTCCAAGATCGGCGAGCGGCTCATGGTGCATCCGACGTCGGTGACCAACACCGTGGACCGGCTGGTCAGGTCTGGTCTGGTGGCCAAGCGCCCCAACCCCAACGACGGCCGCGGCACCCTCGCCTCCATCACCGACAAGGGCCGTGAGGTCGTCGAGTCGGCCACCCGCGACCTCATGGCGATGGACTTCGGCCTGAGCGCCTACGACGCCGAGGAATGCTCGGAACTCTTCGCCATCCTCCGCCCACTGCGGCTGGCCGCGGGGGATTTCGAGGGGGAGTGA
- a CDS encoding DUF3817 domain-containing protein, which translates to MKKSVLTRYRVMAYVTGVLLVALTIGMIGKYALELDAADDFTQVVSIAHGWLYVLYLIFAFDLGSKAKWPVKKQLWVLLAGTVPTAAFFVERRISRELEAQVEDGAPEVAKA; encoded by the coding sequence ATGAAGAAGAGCGTGCTGACCCGCTACCGGGTCATGGCCTACGTCACCGGTGTCCTCCTCGTCGCACTGACCATCGGCATGATCGGCAAGTACGCGCTCGAGCTGGATGCCGCCGACGACTTCACTCAGGTGGTCAGCATCGCGCACGGCTGGCTCTACGTCCTGTACCTGATCTTCGCCTTCGATCTCGGTTCCAAGGCGAAGTGGCCGGTCAAGAAGCAGCTCTGGGTACTGCTCGCCGGCACCGTCCCCACGGCCGCGTTCTTCGTCGAGCGCAGGATCAGCCGCGAGCTGGAGGCCCAGGTCGAGGACGGCGCGCCCGAGGTCGCCAAGGCCTGA
- a CDS encoding acyl-CoA mutase large subunit family protein, translating to MDADAIEEGRRRWQARYDAARKRDADFTTLSGDPVEPVYGPRPGDSYEGFERIGWPGEYPFTRGLYPTGYRGRTWTIRQFAGFGNAEQTNERYKMILGNGGGGLSVAFDMPTLMGRDSDDPRSLGEVGHCGVAIDSAADMEVLFKDIPLGDVTTSMTISGPAVPVFCMYLVAAERQGVDPAVLNGTLQTDIFKEYIAQKEWLFQPEPHLRLIGDLMEHCAAGIPAYKPLSVSGYHIREAGSTAAQELAYTLADGFGYVELGLSRGLDVDVFAPGLSFFFDAHVDFFEEIAKFRAARRIWARWMRDVYGAKSEKAQWLRFHTQTAGVSLTAQQPYNNVVRTAVEALAAVLGGTNSLHTNALDETLALPSEQAAEIALRTQQVLMEETGVANVADPLGGSWYVEQLTDRIEADAEKIFEQIKERGLRAHPDGQHPIGPITSGILRGIEDGWFTGEIAESAFRYQQALEKGDKKVVGVNVNTGSVTGDLEILRVSHEVEREQVRLLGERKAGRDDAKVRGALDAMVAAARSGANMIEPMLDAVRAEATLGEICGVLRDEWGVYTEPAGF from the coding sequence ATGGACGCTGACGCCATCGAGGAGGGCCGCCGTCGCTGGCAGGCCCGGTACGACGCCGCGCGCAAGCGCGACGCAGACTTCACCACGCTCTCCGGCGACCCCGTGGAGCCGGTGTACGGGCCCCGGCCCGGGGACAGCTACGAGGGATTCGAGCGGATCGGCTGGCCGGGGGAGTATCCCTTCACCCGCGGGCTGTACCCGACCGGCTACCGGGGGCGGACGTGGACCATCCGGCAGTTCGCCGGGTTCGGGAACGCCGAGCAGACCAACGAGCGCTACAAGATGATCCTCGGCAACGGCGGCGGCGGCCTCTCCGTCGCCTTCGACATGCCGACGCTCATGGGCCGCGACTCCGACGACCCGCGCTCCCTGGGTGAGGTCGGCCACTGCGGGGTGGCGATCGACTCGGCGGCCGACATGGAGGTCCTGTTCAAGGACATTCCGCTCGGCGACGTCACCACCTCGATGACCATCAGCGGGCCCGCCGTGCCCGTCTTCTGCATGTACCTCGTCGCCGCCGAACGCCAGGGCGTCGACCCGGCCGTGCTCAACGGCACCCTGCAGACGGACATCTTCAAGGAGTACATCGCGCAGAAGGAGTGGCTCTTCCAGCCCGAGCCGCACCTGCGTCTGATCGGCGACCTGATGGAGCACTGCGCGGCCGGCATTCCCGCCTACAAGCCGCTGTCGGTCTCCGGCTACCACATCCGCGAGGCCGGCTCGACGGCCGCGCAGGAGCTGGCGTACACCCTCGCCGACGGCTTCGGCTACGTCGAGCTGGGCCTCAGCCGCGGACTCGACGTCGACGTGTTCGCGCCGGGACTGTCCTTCTTCTTCGACGCGCACGTCGACTTCTTCGAGGAGATCGCCAAGTTCCGCGCCGCCCGCCGCATCTGGGCGCGCTGGATGCGGGACGTCTACGGGGCGAAGAGCGAGAAGGCGCAGTGGCTGCGGTTCCACACCCAGACCGCCGGCGTCTCGCTGACCGCGCAGCAGCCGTACAACAACGTCGTGCGGACCGCCGTGGAGGCGCTCGCGGCGGTGCTCGGCGGCACCAACTCCCTGCACACCAACGCCCTCGACGAGACCCTCGCGCTGCCCAGCGAGCAGGCCGCCGAGATCGCCCTGCGCACCCAGCAGGTGCTGATGGAGGAGACCGGCGTCGCCAACGTCGCCGACCCGCTGGGCGGTTCCTGGTACGTCGAGCAGCTCACCGACCGCATCGAGGCCGACGCGGAGAAGATCTTCGAGCAGATCAAGGAGCGGGGCCTGCGCGCCCACCCGGACGGGCAGCACCCGATCGGCCCGATCACCTCCGGCATCCTGCGCGGCATCGAGGACGGCTGGTTCACCGGCGAGATCGCCGAGTCGGCGTTCCGCTACCAGCAGGCGCTGGAGAAGGGCGACAAGAAGGTCGTCGGGGTGAACGTCAACACCGGGTCGGTCACCGGCGACCTGGAGATCCTGCGGGTCAGCCACGAGGTCGAGCGCGAGCAGGTACGGCTGCTCGGCGAGCGCAAGGCGGGCCGTGACGACGCGAAGGTGCGCGGCGCGCTCGACGCCATGGTCGCGGCGGCCCGCTCGGGCGCCAACATGATCGAGCCGATGCTCGACGCCGTGCGCGCGGAGGCGACCCTCGGCGAGATCTGCGGTGTCCTGCGTGACGAGTGGGGCGTGTACACGGAGCCCGCCGGCTTCTGA
- a CDS encoding TetR/AcrR family transcriptional regulator yields the protein MQRRNPASRTGRPRSATADAAILDATRQALVDLGWSKLTLSDVAVRAGVAKTTLYRRWSGKNELVVDAVAELFDELTLPDRGSLAADIEGVVLQFAAILARPEARSGLMAVVAEATRDEALRERIRASIVDRQKRLVVAGRARAQERGELPPESDALRSARAVDLIFDMVAGAVVHRTLVSNQPADEEWVRGLTRVLLSGLAASAR from the coding sequence ATGCAGCGCCGCAATCCAGCCAGCCGCACCGGGCGCCCCCGCAGCGCCACGGCCGACGCCGCGATCCTCGACGCGACCCGGCAGGCGCTGGTGGACCTCGGCTGGTCCAAGCTCACCCTGTCGGACGTCGCGGTGCGCGCCGGGGTCGCCAAGACCACGCTGTACCGGCGCTGGTCCGGCAAGAACGAGCTCGTCGTGGACGCCGTCGCGGAGCTGTTCGACGAGCTGACGCTGCCCGACCGGGGGTCACTGGCGGCCGACATAGAGGGTGTGGTGCTGCAGTTCGCCGCGATCCTGGCCCGGCCCGAGGCCCGCAGCGGGCTGATGGCGGTGGTCGCCGAGGCCACCCGGGACGAGGCCCTGCGCGAGCGGATCCGGGCGTCGATCGTCGACCGGCAGAAGCGGCTGGTGGTGGCGGGGCGGGCCCGGGCACAGGAGCGGGGGGAGCTGCCGCCGGAGTCCGACGCGCTGCGGTCCGCCCGCGCGGTCGACCTGATCTTCGACATGGTGGCGGGCGCGGTGGTGCACCGGACCCTGGTCAGCAACCAGCCGGCCGACGAGGAGTGGGTGCGCGGGCTGACCCGGGTGCTGCTGTCGGGCCTCGCCGCGAGCGCCCGCTGA
- a CDS encoding tetratricopeptide repeat protein codes for MQPRNMSMSGVVDLAAVKAAQEAKAKAEQARAEAARQGGGGAVSPADLVIDVDEAGFERDVLQRSTEVPVVIDFWAEWCEPCKQLSPVLERLAVEYNGRFLLAKIDVDANQMLMQQFGIQGIPAVFAVVAGQALPLFQGAAGEAQIRQTLDQLVQVAEERFGLTGLVVDPDAEPGGGAPAAAEVPVGPYDALLEAAARALDADDLDGAVQAYKNVLADDPGNPEAKLGLAQSELLRRVRGMDPQQVRRDAAEKPADIEAQIAAADLDLAGGHVEDAFGRLTDTVARTAGDERDTVRLRLLELFEVVGADHPAVVAARRALARALF; via the coding sequence ATGCAGCCACGGAACATGTCCATGAGCGGAGTCGTCGACCTCGCCGCGGTGAAGGCGGCCCAGGAGGCCAAGGCGAAGGCGGAGCAGGCGCGCGCCGAAGCGGCCCGGCAGGGCGGCGGAGGTGCCGTCTCCCCGGCCGATCTCGTCATCGACGTCGACGAAGCCGGCTTCGAGCGCGACGTCCTGCAGCGGTCCACCGAGGTCCCGGTCGTCATCGACTTCTGGGCCGAGTGGTGCGAGCCCTGCAAGCAGTTGAGCCCCGTACTGGAGCGGCTCGCCGTCGAGTACAACGGGCGCTTCCTCCTCGCCAAGATCGACGTCGACGCCAACCAGATGCTGATGCAGCAGTTCGGGATCCAGGGGATCCCGGCGGTCTTCGCGGTGGTGGCCGGACAGGCCCTGCCGCTCTTCCAGGGCGCCGCGGGCGAGGCCCAGATCCGTCAGACCCTCGACCAGCTCGTCCAGGTCGCCGAGGAGCGCTTCGGTCTGACCGGACTCGTCGTCGACCCCGACGCCGAGCCGGGCGGCGGCGCTCCGGCGGCCGCCGAGGTCCCCGTCGGCCCTTACGACGCCCTCCTCGAGGCCGCCGCCCGCGCGCTCGACGCCGACGACCTGGACGGCGCCGTGCAGGCCTACAAGAACGTGCTCGCCGACGACCCGGGCAACCCCGAGGCGAAGTTGGGGCTGGCCCAGTCCGAACTGCTGCGCCGGGTGCGGGGCATGGACCCGCAGCAGGTGCGCAGGGACGCCGCGGAGAAGCCGGCGGACATCGAGGCGCAGATCGCCGCCGCGGACCTGGATCTGGCGGGTGGTCATGTCGAGGACGCCTTCGGCCGGCTCACCGACACCGTCGCCCGCACGGCGGGCGACGAGCGGGACACCGTACGCCTGCGGCTGCTGGAGCTGTTCGAGGTGGTGGGCGCCGACCACCCGGCCGTCGTCGCCGCGCGCCGGGCCCTGGCGCGGGCCCTGTTCTGA
- a CDS encoding DUF6230 family protein, giving the protein MESQVRGGTRWKRFAVVMVPSVAATACIGVALAQGALAASFSVSGQSFKVTTKELVGEGFSQYGAIDEGYTADGKKTAHPVAVSAFKSATIKSLCQSVVTPNIPVFGNVSLILRAGDGAQPVEAKNLYIDVAELNADATFTNIDIGVAAKDATKGPGMKGGGEQANPFGFAQQAEKAVLKDVKQTAWATTAGTFKLSGLKMSLSTGVKECY; this is encoded by the coding sequence ATGGAGTCCCAGGTGCGTGGCGGGACCAGATGGAAGCGGTTCGCTGTGGTCATGGTGCCCAGCGTGGCCGCCACGGCTTGCATAGGTGTCGCTCTCGCGCAGGGCGCCCTCGCGGCGTCGTTCAGCGTTTCCGGCCAGTCGTTCAAGGTGACCACGAAGGAGCTCGTCGGAGAGGGCTTCTCTCAGTACGGCGCCATCGACGAGGGTTACACCGCGGACGGCAAGAAGACGGCTCACCCTGTCGCGGTCTCGGCCTTCAAGTCGGCGACCATCAAGAGCCTGTGCCAGTCGGTCGTCACCCCGAACATTCCGGTGTTCGGTAACGTCAGCCTGATCCTGCGGGCCGGCGACGGCGCGCAGCCGGTCGAGGCCAAGAACCTGTACATCGACGTCGCCGAACTGAACGCCGACGCGACGTTCACGAACATCGACATCGGTGTTGCCGCCAAGGACGCCACCAAGGGTCCGGGCATGAAGGGCGGCGGCGAGCAGGCCAACCCCTTCGGGTTCGCGCAGCAGGCCGAGAAGGCCGTGCTGAAGGACGTGAAGCAGACGGCGTGGGCGACCACCGCCGGAACCTTCAAGCTCAGCGGCCTGAAGATGTCGCTCTCGACGGGCGTCAAGGAGTGCTACTAA
- a CDS encoding DUF6114 domain-containing protein has product MSAETPAASGQFTRRRLQFRAWRGQRPFWAGLFIMFGGLPIAYFPYANLRIGHLTLAMATTAGAGSLIIGVLLVVLGISLWFQKHIRVFAGVAAILLALVSIPVSNLGGFLIGFLFALVGGAMAVSWVPGEPPAQEPPADEAGYGGAPEGALPDTTVTGPAEGAAATGEPKDLSGTSPANGANGRHSAG; this is encoded by the coding sequence ATGAGCGCCGAGACTCCTGCCGCCTCCGGCCAGTTCACCCGCCGACGGCTGCAGTTCCGCGCCTGGCGTGGCCAGCGGCCTTTCTGGGCCGGTCTGTTCATCATGTTCGGCGGACTCCCCATCGCCTACTTCCCGTACGCGAACCTGCGGATCGGTCATCTGACCCTGGCGATGGCGACGACCGCGGGCGCCGGGTCCCTGATCATCGGCGTGCTGCTCGTCGTCCTCGGCATCAGCCTCTGGTTCCAGAAGCACATCCGGGTCTTCGCGGGTGTCGCGGCGATCCTGCTGGCGTTGGTGTCCATCCCCGTGTCCAACCTCGGTGGCTTCCTCATCGGCTTCCTCTTCGCCCTCGTGGGCGGGGCGATGGCGGTGTCGTGGGTGCCGGGCGAGCCGCCGGCGCAGGAGCCGCCGGCGGACGAGGCCGGGTACGGCGGCGCACCCGAGGGCGCCCTCCCCGACACCACGGTCACCGGCCCCGCAGAGGGCGCCGCGGCGACGGGTGAGCCGAAGGATCTGTCAGGAACGAGCCCGGCGAACGGGGCGAACGGGAGGCACAGTGCCGGCTGA